A genomic segment from Propionibacteriaceae bacterium ZF39 encodes:
- a CDS encoding FMN-binding negative transcriptional regulator has protein sequence MWIPERFVMDRDEALVMLGDMGPADLITPHAGGLAVTYLPWVFDETIGEHGVLRSHLARQNPHAEVLATSDVESLVIVHGPDSYVTPKWYAPDNPRQVPTWDYVVVHVHGRVIVHDDPEWILAQVTDQSAKFEEGFPEPWTVEDAPADFIAGMCRAIVGIELVVSSIEGKAKLSQNKSPEDVAGVVAGLRSLGDHSGADAVERANRDKQWPPLRTRYRT, from the coding sequence GTGTGGATTCCTGAGCGGTTCGTGATGGACCGCGACGAGGCGCTGGTGATGCTCGGTGACATGGGCCCGGCCGACCTGATCACGCCCCATGCCGGTGGGTTGGCGGTGACCTATCTGCCGTGGGTCTTCGACGAGACGATCGGCGAGCACGGGGTCCTGCGGTCCCACCTGGCGCGGCAGAACCCGCACGCGGAGGTTCTGGCGACGAGCGACGTCGAGTCGCTGGTGATCGTGCACGGGCCGGACAGTTATGTGACACCGAAGTGGTATGCCCCGGACAACCCGCGACAGGTGCCCACCTGGGACTACGTCGTGGTGCACGTGCACGGTCGGGTGATCGTGCACGATGATCCGGAATGGATCCTCGCGCAGGTCACCGATCAGTCGGCGAAGTTCGAGGAGGGGTTCCCCGAGCCCTGGACCGTCGAGGATGCGCCCGCGGACTTCATCGCCGGAATGTGCCGCGCGATCGTGGGGATCGAGCTCGTGGTGAGTTCCATCGAAGGCAAGGCCAAGCTCTCGCAGAACAAGTCACCGGAGGATGTCGCCGGGGTCGTGGCCGGTCTGCGATCGCTGGGCGATCACTCCGGGGCCGACGCCGTCGAGCGCGCCAACCGTGACAAACAGTGGCCGCCGCTGCGGACGCGGTATCGCACCTGA
- a CDS encoding FABP family protein: MTDDQGSLDFAFPEGMDPALRGLAWLLGHWEGHGHTQWPGTGDRKVLQQMDFSHNGKPYLHYLLQVFSDDETRDPLIMESGFWIPGEKNSIMAMICSPEGVAASWHGTITGLASPNGGELATKIEMTTDAALSQGTHTAGSRLVGKIQGKLMFAYDRADSEVPLQPWLSGELVKR, encoded by the coding sequence ATGACGGATGACCAGGGCAGCCTCGACTTCGCGTTCCCCGAGGGCATGGACCCGGCACTGCGTGGGCTGGCATGGCTGCTGGGCCACTGGGAGGGCCATGGCCACACCCAGTGGCCCGGGACCGGTGACCGCAAGGTGCTCCAGCAGATGGATTTCTCCCACAACGGCAAGCCCTATCTGCACTATCTGCTGCAGGTGTTCTCCGACGATGAGACCCGGGACCCCCTGATCATGGAGTCCGGTTTCTGGATCCCGGGCGAGAAGAACTCGATCATGGCGATGATCTGCAGCCCCGAGGGTGTGGCTGCCAGCTGGCACGGCACGATCACCGGGCTGGCCTCGCCGAACGGCGGCGAGCTCGCCACGAAGATCGAGATGACGACGGACGCGGCGCTCAGCCAGGGCACCCACACCGCCGGCTCGCGCCTGGTCGGCAAGATCCAGGGGAAGCTCATGTTCGCGTACGACCGCGCCGATTCCGAGGTTCCCCTGCAGCCGTGGCTGAGTGGGGAGCTGGTGAAGCGATGA
- a CDS encoding folate-binding protein — protein sequence MSTPVAVPDGIDAGAVWHYGDPIAEQRLLESGQGAVLLDHRDVISVSGPDRLEWLHSLTTQFLTDLAPGQGTTALVLSPQGHIEHVLYGVDDGEVFWAHTEPGRGQALVEWLERMIFMRRVEVRLRTPELAVVWQPGAAPEGHRVARAGADSLGGHESFIPRDHVDEFLTMLGGGVKPPMAGLWAYEALRIAAGVPRVFLDTDARTIPNELGVLGVAVHLEKGCYRGQETVARVHTLGRPPRRLVLLHLDGSMNALPSVGAALHPAGQPEGKAVGFVGGSARHHELGPIALGLVKRNVAVDAAFEVEGIAAAQEVLVDPEVGLHVRARL from the coding sequence ATGAGTACGCCGGTGGCGGTCCCGGACGGTATCGACGCGGGAGCTGTCTGGCACTACGGCGATCCGATCGCCGAGCAGCGGTTGCTCGAATCGGGGCAGGGTGCCGTGCTGCTCGATCACCGCGACGTCATCTCGGTTTCCGGCCCCGATCGGCTCGAGTGGCTGCACTCGCTCACGACGCAATTCCTGACCGACCTCGCTCCGGGGCAGGGCACGACCGCGCTCGTGCTGTCGCCCCAGGGCCACATCGAGCACGTGCTCTATGGCGTCGACGACGGTGAGGTCTTCTGGGCCCACACCGAGCCCGGCCGGGGGCAGGCCCTGGTCGAATGGCTGGAACGGATGATCTTCATGCGCCGGGTCGAGGTGCGCCTGCGTACGCCCGAGTTGGCGGTCGTGTGGCAGCCCGGCGCGGCACCGGAGGGGCACCGGGTCGCCCGCGCCGGGGCGGATTCGCTCGGGGGCCACGAATCGTTCATCCCGCGCGATCATGTCGATGAGTTCCTGACCATGCTCGGTGGGGGAGTGAAGCCGCCAATGGCGGGACTGTGGGCCTATGAGGCCCTGCGGATCGCTGCTGGCGTACCCCGCGTTTTTCTCGACACCGACGCCCGCACGATTCCCAACGAACTGGGCGTACTCGGTGTGGCCGTCCATCTCGAGAAGGGCTGCTATCGGGGGCAGGAGACGGTGGCGCGGGTGCATACGCTGGGCCGTCCGCCGCGGCGGTTGGTGCTGCTGCACCTGGACGGCTCGATGAATGCGCTGCCCAGCGTGGGCGCGGCGCTGCATCCGGCGGGGCAGCCGGAGGGCAAGGCTGTGGGCTTCGTCGGTGGATCGGCGCGGCACCACGAGCTGGGGCCGATCGCGCTGGGCTTGGTGAAGCGGAACGTTGCGGTCGATGCGGCGTTCGAGGTCGAGGGCATCGCCGCGGCCCAGGAAGTCCTGGTCGACCCGGAGGTCGGCCTGCACGTGCGCGCCCGGTTGTGA
- a CDS encoding DUF559 domain-containing protein produces the protein MTPFSGPFTVAQARSAGLPQAKMHGSDYVRLFHGIYAPAGAIDLRVRCEAARLLLPDDAVATGLTALRLRGLDLGTDLPVTFVTRQSVRMRHGGINLRTVAELPRHRGWIAERSEACAFLLDSEPLVPAVTAVDRALHRGMVTRSDILAAPLTTRARRAFAHVAVGAHSPRESKLRLALTLAGLPRPETQGRIEADGKLVAQVDLLYRHFRVALEYEGGQHLTDPEQWQKDITRYADLVRLGFTVVRVTAERMRKPDEVVNEVFRGLVDHGYPGPAPRFNPSWWAAVG, from the coding sequence ATGACACCCTTCTCAGGACCCTTCACCGTCGCTCAGGCCCGCTCGGCGGGGCTCCCGCAGGCCAAGATGCATGGCTCTGACTATGTGCGCCTGTTCCATGGGATCTATGCCCCGGCCGGGGCCATCGATCTCAGGGTGCGCTGCGAGGCGGCGCGGTTGCTCCTCCCTGACGACGCCGTCGCCACGGGCCTGACTGCCCTACGGCTGCGCGGACTGGACCTCGGCACCGACCTGCCGGTCACCTTCGTGACCAGGCAATCTGTACGCATGCGCCACGGCGGAATCAACCTGCGCACCGTCGCCGAGCTTCCCCGACACAGAGGCTGGATCGCCGAAAGATCCGAGGCGTGTGCGTTCCTGCTCGATTCCGAGCCGCTCGTTCCAGCGGTCACGGCGGTCGACCGTGCCCTGCACCGTGGGATGGTCACCCGAAGCGACATCCTGGCTGCACCTCTGACCACACGGGCGCGCCGGGCGTTCGCCCATGTCGCTGTCGGTGCTCATTCGCCGAGGGAGAGCAAGCTCCGCCTGGCGCTGACGCTGGCCGGGCTGCCTCGCCCGGAGACCCAGGGCCGGATCGAGGCCGATGGGAAGCTGGTGGCTCAGGTCGATCTGCTCTATCGCCACTTCCGCGTCGCACTGGAATATGAGGGCGGTCAACACCTCACGGACCCGGAGCAATGGCAGAAGGACATCACACGTTACGCAGATCTGGTGCGGTTGGGCTTCACCGTCGTACGCGTGACAGCCGAGCGGATGCGCAAACCCGACGAGGTCGTCAATGAGGTCTTCCGCGGGCTCGTCGACCACGGATATCCCGGGCCCGCTCCTCGCTTCAACCCTTCCTGGTGGGCCGCCGTCGGCTGA
- a CDS encoding HAD-IA family hydrolase, with amino-acid sequence MDWDTFEAALLDLDGVITPTAEVHMRAWAHLFTDVFAQRGLAPYREQDYFDYLDGKPRYEGVASILASRGIELPWGDPSDSPETETVCGLGNRKDGVFNETLTSEGIQGYAGSLRLLDFLDGRGIGKAIVSSSKNARAVLAAAGILDRFPVIVDGLVAAEQGIAGKPAPDMFAYAADQLGVPHNKAFVVEDALSGVRAGAAGDFGVVVGVDRGTGADRLREAGAAIIVHELDELIPADHRPEETR; translated from the coding sequence GTGGATTGGGACACATTCGAAGCGGCCCTGCTCGACCTCGACGGCGTGATCACGCCGACGGCCGAGGTGCACATGCGAGCGTGGGCCCATCTGTTCACCGACGTCTTCGCCCAGCGGGGTCTCGCCCCCTATCGCGAACAGGACTATTTCGACTACCTCGACGGCAAGCCCCGCTATGAGGGCGTCGCGTCGATCCTGGCCTCGCGCGGCATCGAGTTGCCGTGGGGAGACCCGAGCGACTCGCCCGAGACCGAGACCGTCTGTGGCCTCGGCAACCGCAAGGACGGGGTGTTCAACGAGACGCTGACGTCGGAGGGCATTCAGGGGTACGCCGGCTCCCTGCGTCTCCTCGATTTCCTTGATGGGCGGGGGATCGGCAAGGCCATCGTCTCCTCGTCGAAGAATGCCCGCGCGGTCCTCGCCGCGGCCGGCATCCTCGACCGGTTCCCCGTGATCGTCGACGGACTCGTCGCGGCCGAGCAGGGCATCGCCGGCAAACCGGCGCCCGACATGTTCGCGTACGCCGCAGACCAGCTGGGCGTACCCCACAACAAGGCCTTCGTCGTCGAGGACGCACTTTCCGGCGTACGCGCGGGCGCTGCCGGCGACTTCGGTGTCGTCGTGGGCGTGGACCGTGGCACCGGGGCCGATCGCCTGCGGGAGGCCGGCGCTGCCATCATCGTCCACGAACTGGACGAACTGATCCCCGCCGACCACAGGCCCGAGGAGACCCGATGA